The following are from one region of the Cystobacter ferrugineus genome:
- a CDS encoding metallophosphoesterase family protein translates to MKLYALSDLHLRHEHNRRALESLAPHPEDWLIVAGDVGERLEELDFAWRTLTARFRRVLWVPGNHELWTVSREPSALRGEARYQQLVAQCRAHGVLTPEDPYPRWPGEGPPRILAPLFLLYDYSFRPDDVSEEGAVQWAMDANVLCTDEALLHPDPYPSRAAWCAARVEHTRARLEALPSDCATVLINHFPLRYEHVRLPRIPRFSLWCGTKKTEDWHTRFRAEVVVTGHLHMPATLWRDGVRFEEVSLGYPQQWTWRGDISRCLREILPGPSP, encoded by the coding sequence ATGAAGCTCTACGCCCTCAGCGATCTGCATCTCCGACATGAGCACAACCGGCGGGCACTCGAGTCGCTCGCCCCCCACCCCGAGGACTGGCTCATCGTCGCGGGCGACGTGGGGGAGAGGCTGGAGGAGCTCGACTTCGCCTGGCGCACGCTGACGGCGCGCTTCCGCCGGGTGCTGTGGGTGCCCGGCAACCACGAGCTGTGGACGGTGTCGCGCGAGCCTTCCGCCCTCCGGGGCGAGGCGCGCTACCAGCAACTGGTGGCGCAGTGCCGCGCCCACGGCGTGCTCACCCCGGAGGACCCCTACCCGCGCTGGCCGGGGGAAGGACCGCCCCGCATCCTGGCGCCGCTCTTCCTGCTCTACGACTACTCGTTCCGGCCGGACGACGTCTCCGAGGAGGGCGCCGTGCAGTGGGCCATGGACGCCAACGTGCTGTGCACCGACGAGGCCCTGCTCCACCCGGACCCCTACCCGTCGCGCGCCGCCTGGTGCGCCGCGCGCGTGGAGCACACCCGCGCCCGCCTGGAGGCGCTGCCGAGCGACTGCGCCACGGTGCTCATCAACCACTTCCCGCTGCGCTACGAGCACGTGCGCCTGCCGCGCATCCCCCGCTTCTCCCTGTGGTGCGGCACGAAGAAGACGGAGGACTGGCACACGCGCTTTCGCGCCGAGGTGGTCGTCACCGGCCACCTGCACATGCCCGCCACCCTGTGGCGCGATGGCGTGCGCTTCGAGGAGGTGTCGCTCGGCTACCCGCAGCAGTGGACGTGGCGCGGCGACATCTCGCGCTGCCTCCGGGAGATCCTCCCCGGTCCCTCGCCCTGA
- a CDS encoding YfhO family protein — protein MAFPPPRASARFFAPGVLLLASLALFGEGLLPGRAFFFRDVLHYYWPMQATHWRLGVVPQWNPFHQGGLPFLADIHSGVLYPPNLLFALLSFPTAYALLLVLHHFVGQLGLYTFLRGKGFERPAALTGALAFGLSGYVAGLCNTGPLMLGLAWMPWVLVTLQSGLVPLRRLALLAVLIALQLLSGDPQSALYSAIASAAHVAWFAERRPQLVALSGAGALGLLLAGVQVFPTLWLLTESTRGTDAPTYLGSWNLPPPRLLEFAFPYPFGEYLGQPQFWAWGMIRGPSSVPFALSVYLGITVLVLAVLGVRRERFSGFALTLCAVGVLLALGQKSPLSFLLASPPLSFFRYPEKYVVLVALGCAGLAASGARAVLAGVSRRQLAGLGVAALLLVGLLGFTWALPSTAVTWATGLMGLATRDSSHHPVIAGLAARAMGTSLCFMLGMLALAALASRHPTHRALPAALLLVVAGDLLWTARVTVFVGPTSLYREPEIIGRLREEVGSPPTRLFRQDKPLKANAPPSRTLEELIDLRHYELATLKSNLAGVFGLEEVTSYSAVELWRYRAFMDVLAARPELVGRLYGACLWMTSSAPQPNPEGLVSVIQGPDRLDVKRLSGCPPRLRTATRTTAVPDQSEALRALSTGSVDGLQNVSVEGGTSRTYEPAQVDAVELGPRNARARVVAGAGGTLLVFATTSYPGWSATVDGDEAPVLTVNGAHMGIEVPEGTHQVDFEFTDPGLSSGIQASLAAALVLAALLVLSRRSTETAGETTPAGP, from the coding sequence ATGGCCTTCCCTCCGCCCCGGGCCTCCGCCCGCTTCTTCGCTCCCGGCGTGTTGCTGCTCGCGTCCCTGGCCCTCTTCGGCGAGGGGTTGCTGCCAGGCCGGGCCTTCTTCTTCCGCGACGTGCTGCACTACTACTGGCCCATGCAGGCCACGCACTGGCGGCTCGGGGTGGTGCCCCAGTGGAACCCCTTCCACCAGGGCGGCCTGCCCTTCCTCGCGGACATCCACTCGGGCGTGCTCTACCCGCCCAACCTCCTCTTCGCCCTCCTCTCCTTCCCCACCGCCTACGCGCTGCTGCTCGTGCTCCACCACTTCGTGGGCCAGCTCGGGCTGTACACCTTCCTCCGGGGCAAGGGCTTCGAGCGCCCCGCCGCGCTCACCGGCGCGCTCGCCTTCGGCCTGTCCGGCTACGTCGCCGGCCTGTGCAACACCGGCCCGCTGATGCTCGGACTGGCCTGGATGCCGTGGGTGCTCGTCACGCTCCAGTCCGGACTCGTGCCCCTGCGCAGGCTCGCGTTGCTCGCGGTGCTCATCGCCCTCCAGCTCCTCTCGGGAGATCCCCAGTCCGCGCTCTACTCGGCCATCGCGTCCGCGGCGCACGTCGCCTGGTTCGCCGAGCGCCGGCCTCAACTGGTGGCGCTCTCGGGAGCCGGCGCGCTCGGCCTGCTGCTCGCCGGAGTCCAGGTGTTCCCCACGCTCTGGCTGCTCACGGAGTCGACGCGGGGCACCGACGCCCCCACCTACCTGGGAAGCTGGAACCTGCCTCCGCCGCGGCTGCTCGAGTTCGCCTTCCCCTACCCTTTCGGGGAGTACCTGGGGCAGCCCCAGTTCTGGGCCTGGGGAATGATCCGCGGGCCCAGCTCCGTGCCCTTCGCGCTGAGCGTCTACCTGGGCATCACCGTGCTCGTGCTCGCCGTGCTGGGCGTGCGGCGTGAGCGCTTCTCCGGCTTCGCGCTCACCCTGTGCGCGGTGGGCGTGCTGCTCGCCCTGGGCCAGAAGTCCCCGCTGTCCTTCCTGCTCGCCTCGCCCCCGCTGAGCTTCTTCCGCTACCCGGAGAAGTACGTCGTCCTGGTGGCGCTCGGGTGCGCGGGGCTCGCCGCGTCCGGGGCGCGGGCCGTGCTCGCTGGAGTCTCGCGGCGCCAACTGGCCGGGCTCGGCGTGGCGGCCCTGCTGCTCGTGGGCCTGCTCGGGTTCACCTGGGCCCTGCCCTCCACCGCCGTGACCTGGGCCACCGGACTGATGGGGCTGGCCACCAGGGACAGCTCGCACCATCCGGTCATCGCCGGGCTCGCGGCCCGCGCCATGGGCACCTCGTTGTGCTTCATGCTCGGCATGCTCGCGCTCGCGGCGCTGGCGTCGCGCCACCCCACCCACCGCGCGCTCCCCGCGGCCCTGCTGCTGGTGGTGGCGGGGGATCTGCTCTGGACGGCGCGGGTGACGGTGTTCGTGGGCCCCACCTCGCTCTACCGCGAGCCGGAGATCATCGGGCGGCTGCGCGAGGAGGTGGGCTCGCCGCCCACGCGGCTGTTCCGTCAGGACAAACCGCTCAAGGCCAACGCCCCGCCGAGCCGCACGCTCGAGGAACTCATCGACCTGCGCCACTACGAGCTGGCGACGCTCAAGAGCAACCTGGCCGGTGTCTTCGGCCTGGAGGAGGTGACGAGCTACAGCGCGGTGGAGCTGTGGCGCTACCGGGCCTTCATGGACGTGCTCGCCGCGCGCCCCGAGCTGGTGGGGCGGCTGTATGGGGCGTGCTTGTGGATGACCTCGTCCGCGCCACAGCCCAACCCCGAGGGCCTGGTGAGCGTCATCCAGGGGCCGGACCGGCTCGACGTGAAGCGGCTGAGCGGGTGTCCCCCGCGCCTGCGCACGGCCACGCGCACCACCGCCGTGCCGGACCAGAGCGAGGCCCTCAGGGCGCTGAGCACGGGAAGCGTCGATGGGCTCCAGAACGTCTCCGTGGAGGGAGGGACGTCGAGGACCTACGAGCCCGCCCAGGTGGACGCGGTGGAGCTCGGCCCCCGGAACGCGCGGGCGCGGGTGGTGGCGGGCGCGGGAGGCACCCTCCTCGTCTTCGCGACCACGAGCTACCCGGGGTGGAGCGCCACGGTGGATGGGGACGAGGCGCCCGTGCTGACCGTCAATGGCGCGCACATGGGCATCGAGGTGCCCGAGGGGACCCACCAGGTCGACTTCGAGTTCACGGACCCAGGCCTGTCCTCGGGAATCCAGGCGAGTCTCGCGGCGGCCCTGGTGCTCGCGGCCCTCCTGGTCCTCTCCCGGCGCTCGACCGAGACCGCGGGTGAGACGACGCCTGCCGGTCCTTGA